CGGAGGCGGGGCTGgcgcacagggctgggggtggggggggaggcgttTCTCTGTGTCGGACGGGCCAAGGGCTCCCTGCCTCTTTTTTAAGCGACAACTTTTTGAGCAAACCAGGGGTCGGAGGGggagtgcccgggggaggggttTGTCCCGGGCACAGAGAGGAGGAAGTAAGGCACgagagagctggggcgggggcgcTCCGCACAGGAGGCGGGGAGCGGGCGGGCGCGCGGGGTTGGGAAGCAGCTTCGTTGTTTTTTTGCTGCTCCGCATCCCCGCTCCGGACGATATCCGGGAAGAGGACCTGCCGCAACCCAGCcgacccctccccagcagcctgggCCCGGAACTGCTGCCTCCCCGCGGAGGCAGCGCTGCAGTAACTTACAGCTCTCCCTGCCCGTTTTAATCGCTTGCAATGAGGATCCATCTGGCCAGAAGATGGACTTGGCTGGGCAGAAGCTGCCTGTTGCTTGGCCTCTTGATGATTGCTTACTTCGTAGTGGAGCTGTGTGTTTCTACCTTCCATGCCTCCTTCACCGGAGACAGCGTCACCAATGGGAGATGGGAGAGGCACTTTTCTGACAGACCAGAAAAAGCAGAGGATTTGGCTCGTCCAGTTTATGAAAAATCCCCTCCTGATTCTTCTGCGCTAGGAGAATGGGGTAAAGCCTCTCGTCCACAGTTGACACCTGAGGAAAAGAAACTAGAAgaagagctgattgaaaaatatgcaattaatatttatttgagTGACAAAATATCTCTGCATCGTCACATACAGGACAATCGAATGTATGAATGTAAAGACAAATCTTACAACTATAGAAAACTTCCAACTACATCCGTTATAATTGCTTTCTATAATGAAGCTTGGTCAACCTTACTGCGGACAATTCACAGCGTTCTTGAAACATCTCCTGCAGTACTTCTAAAAGAGATTATACTAGTGGATGACTTGAGCGATAAAATATATCTGAAGGCTGAACTTGAAAAGTACATTAGTAACCTGAAAAGAGTTCGTTTGATAAGAACCAGCAAACGAGAAGGACTGGTTCGTGCACGCTTAATTGGAGCTACCTTTGCTACTGGTGATGTCCTCACATTCCTAGACTGTCATTGTGAGTGTAACTCTGGTTGGCTGGAACCACTTTTAGAGAGGATTGTTGAGAATGAGACTGTGATCGTTTGTCCTGTTATAGATACCATTGATTGGAATACATTTGAATTCTACATGCAGATGGGGGAGCCCATGATCGGGGGATTTGACTGGCGATTGACATTTCAGTGGCATTCTGTACCTGAACACGAACGTCAAAGATGGAAATCTAAAACTGACCCCATTAGATCCCCAACTATGGCTGGTGGGCTATTTGCAGTTAGTAAGAAATATTTTGAGTATCTTGGTACATATGACACAGGGATGGatgtctggggtggggagaatttAGAACTATCATTTAGGGTG
The nucleotide sequence above comes from Caretta caretta isolate rCarCar2 chromosome 1, rCarCar1.hap1, whole genome shotgun sequence. Encoded proteins:
- the GALNT4 gene encoding polypeptide N-acetylgalactosaminyltransferase 4 produces the protein MRIHLARRWTWLGRSCLLLGLLMIAYFVVELCVSTFHASFTGDSVTNGRWERHFSDRPEKAEDLARPVYEKSPPDSSALGEWGKASRPQLTPEEKKLEEELIEKYAINIYLSDKISLHRHIQDNRMYECKDKSYNYRKLPTTSVIIAFYNEAWSTLLRTIHSVLETSPAVLLKEIILVDDLSDKIYLKAELEKYISNLKRVRLIRTSKREGLVRARLIGATFATGDVLTFLDCHCECNSGWLEPLLERIVENETVIVCPVIDTIDWNTFEFYMQMGEPMIGGFDWRLTFQWHSVPEHERQRWKSKTDPIRSPTMAGGLFAVSKKYFEYLGTYDTGMDVWGGENLELSFRVWQCGGTLEIHPCSHVGHVFPKRAPYARPNFLQNTARAAEVWMDEYKEHFYNRNPPARKENYGDISERKLLRERLKCKSFDWYLKNIFSNLHVPEDRPGWHGAIHSMGISSECLDYNSPEHNPTGTHVSLFGCHGQGGNQFFEYTSSKEIRFNSVTELCAEVPEQKDFIGMRNCPKDRSPIPENIIWHFKEDGTIYHPHSGKCLSAYRTSEGRPDVQMRTCNAADKNQIWKFEK